TGTTAACTGCGGGCTCGAGTGGCCGGGGGCGGTGGGCGCGAAGCCAGCTGCCGGTGTATCCCGGCGACAAACGGTGGATAAGGCCGCCGCGTTCGAGCAGTGCTCACCGCAGAATGCGTCGAAGCGGATGCTGAGGGAGAGATGGGGAATCCCCCCGCGGTGCGTCGGCCCGCGAGGGAGCAGTGCGGAGGCCGGCGGGTACCGGTGCCTCAGGCGGTGGAACAGGGTTCGGCCAGCGGGCGCCGGTTGAGCCACAGTTGCCGCAGCCAGTCGAGATAGATGCCGTAGGGGCGGCCCATGGCGCCGGCGATCAGCATAAAGCTGATACTGGCGGTGGCGATTGCCGTCCAGCTGGCGCCGCCCAGCAACATATTTCCCAGGTACAGCGGGTACTGGAAGCTCAGAAACACAAAGGTGTCCAGCAGGTAGGCCTGCAGCGGACCGCTGGCGCCGAAGCGCTGCGCCACCCAGTTGCGGTAGAGGCTGAACGGGCGTGCGATCAGGGTGTTGAAGACCACCGCCAGCAGTCGCACCTGCAGGTGCTCGCGCCAGCTCATGCCGGCCAGACCCACCTCAATGGGGATGGCCACGGCCCAGGAAAAGCTGTTCATGGCAAAGATATCCAGCAGCACCTGGCGGCGTCGCGACAGCGACGGGACGGCGGGGGGCGGTGCGGCACTGGTATCCGGAATCAGGTTTTCAATCGACATGTCGGCTCTGGGTGACGGTGATGTAAGACAACAGCGGGCCGCCGGCAGTAGTTGGCGACTCGAGAGGGTGGCGATTATATCTACAATTCGCGTCAAATCTAGTCTCTCATATTAATTTCTCGCTTTTATAGATATAGGCATCCTATTATTTCACTATTAAGACAGCTGAGCATTTCGATTAGATGCCTGGCGGGGGGATGGGCGCCGCGCACCACTGGGGTTAACATGCACTCAATATGAAACTTTTTGCATAATTCGGAGGCTGAATGTCCCTGCGCTACGCCGTTCTGACCCTGCTGGATATCGAGCCCGGTAGCGGCTACGACCTCAAGCGGCGCTTCGAGCGCAGCGTGTCGCACTTCTGGGGCGCCAGTCACCAGCAGATGTACCGTGAGCTGCACCGGCTGCACGCGGAGGGCCTGCTGGACTGCGCCGAGCAGGCCCAGGAGGGGCGACCGGACAAGAAGGTGTATTCACTCACCGAGCACGGCCGCGCGGAATTGCGCCAGTGGGTACTGCAGCCGGCGCAGCCGCAGAAGATGCGTGACCCCTTCCTGATCCAGCTGTTCGCCGGCCACCACCTGGACAACGCGCAGGCGCGGCAAGCGCTCGAGCGGCAGCTGGAGCACCACCGCGCGCTGCTGCGCGACTATCGCGAACAGAACGAGCGTGTACGCGGCAGCGACCCGGCGCTGCAGCAGCGTTACTGGCTGGCCCATCAGACGCTGCTGCTGGGCATGGATCTCGAACAGACCTGGATCGACTGGGCGGAAAAGCTGCTGCGGGAACTGGATCGGCGCCAGTAGCGGGCGCTCCGAACGCCGCTTCCGAATCTGGCGCGCCAGCGCGGCCGCCTGCCTCTATGTTGCGATCTACCAACACGACGGGAGACGCAATATGACCTTTTCTGTGACACCGATCGCTGCCGGTTTTCTGCAGCGGGTACGAACGACCGGTAGGGACGACCTGAACCAGCCGGTGCGCCAACTGCGCGCCAGCGGCGGCGAGCCGTGCCGCGATACACTGCGGCGGGCGCGGCCCGGAGAGCGCCTGTTGCTCGCCAGCTACTGCCCGTTCCAGCACGCTGGCCCCTACCGGGAATACGGGGCGGTGTATGTGCTGGCCGAGCCGTCAGCGCTGCACGGCGCGCCGCCCGGGCTGGACGTACAGGGCGGCCCCGATGACTACTGGAAGCGCGACGCGCCACTGGCGCTGCGGGCCTACAGCGCCGCGGAGGATATTGTCGCCGCACAACTGCTGCGCCCGGCGAGCCTCGCCGCAGCGGCGGCCGATTACTTCGCCCGCGACGATATCGATTTCGCGCTGGTGCGCTTTGCCGCCTACGGTTGCTACGCGCTGAGGCTCGACCGCACAACGGAGCAATAAAAAAAGCCGGGACTTGTCCCGGCTTTTTTCATCTATAAAACCGCTCAGAGCGCGATCTTCTCCAGCACCAGGCTGCCAATCGAATAGCCCGCCCCGAACGAGCAGATCACGCCGCGGTCGCCGGGTTGCAGGTCGTCGCTGTGCAGGTTGAACGCGATCACAGAGCCGGCGCAGGCGGTGTTGGCGTAGCGGTCGAGCACGATCGGCGCGCGCTCGAGGCTGTTGTCATCGCCCATCAGCTTCTTGGCGATCAGGTTGTTCATATTGATGTTGGCCTGGTGCAGCCAGTAGCGGTCAACGGCAGCGGGCTCGCTGCCGGTTTCGCGCACATGCTCCTCGATATGCGCGGCGGCCATCGGGCACACCTCCTTGAATACCTTGCGACCGTTCTGGCGGAACAGCTTGCCGGCGCCGAACGGGTCCACGTCGGCGGCGCGCGCGGTGTAGCCGAAGTTGGAGCGGATGTTGCTGGAGAACACCGTCTTGGCCTTGGTGCCGAGCACCTCCCAGGCGCTGTCGGCGGCACAGGTCTCGCGGCGCTCCACCACGCTGGCCACGGCCACGTCGCCGAAAATGAAGTGGCTGTCGCGGTCGGTATAGTCGACCTGCGGTGAGGCCAGCTCCGGGTTGATTACCAGTACCGCCCGCGCGGAGCCCGCCGCGACCGCGTCCACGGCGCGCTGCAGCGAGAAGGTGGCAGACGAGCAGGCCACTTCCATATCGAAAGCGAAGCCGTCGATCCCCAGGGCACTCTGGATCTCGATGGCGATGGCGGGATAGGCGCGCTGCAGGTAGGAGGCGCCGACGATCACCATATCGATGTCTTCGGGCTTCTTGTTGGCCTTCTCCAGCGCCAGCTCGGCCGCCCTGAGGCCCATCTCGGCCTGCAGCCACAGTTCATCGTCGCTGCGCTCGGGGATCGACGGGCGCATCCGCGCCGGATCCAGGATGCCCTCGCGGGTGACCACATAGCGGCTCTTGATACCGGAGGCCTTCTCGATGAATTCGGCCGAGGACATCGGTTTGGCAGCCAGCTCCCCGGCCTCGATTTCGGCCGCGTGCGCGCGGTTATAGTTTTCCGCCCAGGCGTTGTAGGCCTCCACCAGCTCCTCATTACTGATCGCGTGGGGCGGCGTCCACAGCCCGGTGCCGCTGATTACGATGCCGCGCGGCAGCTTGTATTCACTCATCGCTGAATCCTTGGCTCGCGCGTGTTAGCTGTTGCCTGTCAGGGGGCGGGCGCGCGAGCGACTGTTTTCTCATTAAACGTTAGCAGCGCCGGGCGCCGTTGATACGGGCGTCCAGCGAGCGGGCGCGCATTGTGCCGGGGTTGCCCGATTCGGTCTATATGTGCGCGGGACAGCCCGTCAGGGTGTTCTGGCCAGGGCGTAGGCACTGATGCGCGCGGCGCCGGCGGCCAGCAGCGCGCGGGAGGCTGCCTCCAGGGTGGCGCCGGTGGTGATGACGTCGTCCACCAGACCGATATGCATGCCGGCGACAGGACCGCGCACGGTAAAGCTGTGCTCGAGATTGCGCAGCCGCTGGGCGCGGTTCAGCTGCTGCTGGCGGTGGCCGGCGCTGGTCTTGCGCAGCAGCCGCGGCGCCAGCGGGATGTGCCACTGACGGCTCAACTCCGCGGCGATCACCTGCGCCTGGTTGAAGCCGCGCTGCCAGTAGCGCCGCCAGTGCAGCGGCAGTGGCAGCAGCAGGTCGGGTGCGTCGTCCGGCGGCAGCAGCCGGGGCGCGGCCAGCCGCGCCAGGCTGAATCCGGCGGCCAGGTCGCCGCGATACTTGAAGCGCTGGATCAGCTGGCCCACCGGGAAGGCGTAATGCCAGGCGGCACGCGCGCTGGCGAAGGCCGGCGGGTGCTGCAGGCAGCCGGGGCAGGTGTGCGCGGCCGGTGGCAGCGGCAGGGCACAGCGCTGGCAGGCGTCGCCGAGTTGCGGCAATTCCCGCTGGCACGGTTGGCACAGGCCGCTGTCGTGGCCGCAGGTGTCGCCGCACAGCAGGCAGCGGGCGATCCGCTGCGACAGGTAGCGGCCAATAGACTTGTAAACCATTCCCTGGTAATCCGGTTGACAGTGATTCGGGCGCGGCTAAACTGGCAGACTTCCGGGTCTGCCGCACCCGCCCGCAACAGAAAAAGAGAGAGTAAGCCCAGTGACTGCAGCCCAGCAAATGCCCATGGCCGCCATCCGCCACGACTGGACCCGCCAGCAGGTACTCGACCTGTTCGCGCTGCCGTTCAATGACCTGCTGTTCACCGCCCAACAGGTACACCGCACGTATTTCGATGCCAACCGCGTGCAGGTCAGCACCCTGTGCTCGATCAAGACCGGCGCCTGCCCGGAAGACTGTGCCTACTGTCCGCAGAGCGCCCGCTACGACACCGGCCTCGAGCGCGAGCAGCTGATGAAAGTCGAGGCGGTGCTGGAAGAGGCCCGCGCGGCCAAGGCCAGCGGTGCCACGCGCTTCTGCATGGGCGCCGCCTGGCGCTCGCCGAAGAAGAAGGATATGCCCTACGTGACCAAAATGGTGCGCGAGGTGAAGGCGCTGGGGATGGAGACCTGCATGACCCTGGGCATGCTCAAAGACGAGCAGGCGCAGGAGCTGGCTGCGGCCGGCCTCGATTACTACAACCACAACCTGGATACCTCACCGGAAT
This region of Microbulbifer sp. SAOS-129_SWC genomic DNA includes:
- the alaE gene encoding L-alanine exporter AlaE produces the protein MSIENLIPDTSAAPPPAVPSLSRRRQVLLDIFAMNSFSWAVAIPIEVGLAGMSWREHLQVRLLAVVFNTLIARPFSLYRNWVAQRFGASGPLQAYLLDTFVFLSFQYPLYLGNMLLGGASWTAIATASISFMLIAGAMGRPYGIYLDWLRQLWLNRRPLAEPCSTA
- a CDS encoding PadR family transcriptional regulator translates to MSLRYAVLTLLDIEPGSGYDLKRRFERSVSHFWGASHQQMYRELHRLHAEGLLDCAEQAQEGRPDKKVYSLTEHGRAELRQWVLQPAQPQKMRDPFLIQLFAGHHLDNAQARQALERQLEHHRALLRDYREQNERVRGSDPALQQRYWLAHQTLLLGMDLEQTWIDWAEKLLRELDRRQ
- a CDS encoding DUF1203 domain-containing protein, which translates into the protein MTFSVTPIAAGFLQRVRTTGRDDLNQPVRQLRASGGEPCRDTLRRARPGERLLLASYCPFQHAGPYREYGAVYVLAEPSALHGAPPGLDVQGGPDDYWKRDAPLALRAYSAAEDIVAAQLLRPASLAAAAADYFARDDIDFALVRFAAYGCYALRLDRTTEQ
- a CDS encoding beta-ketoacyl-ACP synthase III, which produces MSEYKLPRGIVISGTGLWTPPHAISNEELVEAYNAWAENYNRAHAAEIEAGELAAKPMSSAEFIEKASGIKSRYVVTREGILDPARMRPSIPERSDDELWLQAEMGLRAAELALEKANKKPEDIDMVIVGASYLQRAYPAIAIEIQSALGIDGFAFDMEVACSSATFSLQRAVDAVAAGSARAVLVINPELASPQVDYTDRDSHFIFGDVAVASVVERRETCAADSAWEVLGTKAKTVFSSNIRSNFGYTARAADVDPFGAGKLFRQNGRKVFKEVCPMAAAHIEEHVRETGSEPAAVDRYWLHQANINMNNLIAKKLMGDDNSLERAPIVLDRYANTACAGSVIAFNLHSDDLQPGDRGVICSFGAGYSIGSLVLEKIAL
- a CDS encoding ComF family protein; this translates as MVYKSIGRYLSQRIARCLLCGDTCGHDSGLCQPCQRELPQLGDACQRCALPLPPAAHTCPGCLQHPPAFASARAAWHYAFPVGQLIQRFKYRGDLAAGFSLARLAAPRLLPPDDAPDLLLPLPLHWRRYWQRGFNQAQVIAAELSRQWHIPLAPRLLRKTSAGHRQQQLNRAQRLRNLEHSFTVRGPVAGMHIGLVDDVITTGATLEAASRALLAAGAARISAYALARTP